From Salmo salar chromosome ssa04, Ssal_v3.1, whole genome shotgun sequence, one genomic window encodes:
- the LOC106602306 gene encoding tetratricopeptide repeat protein 39B isoform X4 — MDPEDPFLLVPDKTKSQMDLETALQDSAKALDLFLNNRFSDALDLLRPWRSQSMYHAVGYSSMLVMQAGMTFEPNDVEKATTALKESLQTCQMFRKKTTMVEAITEMFYKQPADDLTEEEMHAELCYAEALLQKGALTFLDESMISFIKGGIKIRNSFLIYKECDVWSTMAKNQSDQMSTQAHFRSGVNMGIGSFNLYLSLLPSKVLRLLEWMGFSGDRRLVVQEVGLSQLREGAASNSLRSILSTLCLLMYHLYISVILGTGEANLVESDVLLEPYIEKFPNGALILFYQARIAVLKGNFEFAQKKFLECIAAQQEWRQIHHLCYWELMWSYSFQQDWLEAYQYADLLCKESKWSQAVYVFQKASILSMMPEEEVKKTGENVEQLFRQVESLRLRMAGKSIPTEKFAAKKAQRYSAATPVKLLIPAVEMIYVWNGFTIVGKRPELTESILVTIKKAEEQLKSDPNPSEYHVDDQCMVQMLKGLCLRHLGRLDQAQLCFTQVISSENGIKHDRYLVPYSMYELGLLYKQQGDLGKATTTIENAKLNYKGYSMESRLHFRIHAALNTMGTSVAKLPPHRTSA; from the exons ATGGACCCAGAGGATCCCTTTCTCCTGGTACCTGATAAGAC GAAATCCCAGATGGATTTAGAGACTGCCTTGCAGGATAGTGCCAAAGCCCTTGACCTCTTCCTCAACAACCGGTTCTCAGACGCCTTGGATCTCCTCAGACCCTG GAGGAGCCAGAGTATGTACCACGCCGTGGGCTACAGCAGCATGTTGGTCATGCAGGCGGGCATGACCTTTGAACCCAATGATGTTGAAAAGGCCACGACTGCTCTGAAGGAGTCTCTGCAGACGTGCCAGAT GTTCCGGAAGAAGACTACCATGGTGGAGGCCATCACTGAAATGTTTTACAAGCAGCCAGCTGACGACTTAACTGAAG AGGAGATGCATGCGGAGTTGTGCTATGCTGAGGCGCTATTGCAGAAGGGTGCACTCACTTTTCTGGACGAGAGCATGATCAGCTTCATCAAAGGAGGCATCAAGATCCGCAACAGCTTTCTGATCTACAA GGAATGTGATGTTTGGTCAACCATGGCAAAGAACCAGTCTGACCAGATGAGCACACAAGCTCACTTCAGGAGCGGTGTGAACATGGGCATTGGTTCATTTAACTTG TATTTGTCTCTCTTGCCGAGCAAGGTCCTCAGACTACTGGAGTGGATGGGTTTCTCTGGAGACCGG AGGCTTGTTGTACAGGAAGTGGGTCTGTCCCAGCTGAGGGAGGGGGCAGCCAGCAACAGCCTGCGCTCCATCCTCAGCACTCTGTGCCTCCTGATGTACCACCTCTACATCAGTGTCATACTGG GTACTGGTGAGGCGAACCTGGTAGAGTCTGATGTTCTTCTGGAGCCCTACATTGAAAAGTTCCCCAAT GGGGCCCTCATTCTCTTCTACCAGGCCAGGATTGCTGTGCTCAAGGGTAACTTTGAATTT GCCCAGAAGAAGTTCCTGGAGTGCATAGCGGCGCAGCAGGAGTGGCGTCAGATCCACCATCTGTGTTACTGGGAGCTTATGTGGTCCTACTCCTTCCAGCAGGACTGGCTGGAGGCCTACCAGTATGCAGACCTTCTCTGCAAAGAGAGCAAGTGGTCCCAG GCTGTGTACGTGTTCCAGAAAGCTTCCATCCTCAGCATGATGCcagaggaggaggtgaagaaaACTGGGGAGAATGTGGAACAGTTGTTCAG GCAAGTGGAGAGCCTGCGGCTGCGGATGGCAGGGAAGTCTATCCCAACGGAGAAGTTCGCCGCGAAGAAGGCTCAGCGGTACAGCGCCGCAACGCCAGTGAAGCTGTTGATTCCTGCAGTG GAAATGATATACGTTTGGAATGGCTTCACCATTGTTGGCAAAAGGCCTGAACTGACAGAGAGCATTCTGGTCACTATCAAGAAAGCAGAGGAGCAACTGAAGAGTGACCCAA ATCCATCAGAGTACCACGTGGATGACCAGTGCATGGTCCAGATGCTGAAGGggctgtgtctgagacacctgggCCGTCTTGACCAGGCCCAACTCTGCTTCACACAGGTCATCTCCAG TGAAAACGGGATCAAGCATGACCGCTACCTGGTGCCATACAGCATGTATGAACTGGGTCTTCTCTACAAGCAGCAAGGAGATTTGGGGAAGGCTACCACCACCATAGAAAATGCCAA GCTGAACTACAAGGGTTATAGCATGGAGTCAAGGCTACACTTCCGTATCCATGCTGCCCTTAACACAATGGGGACCTCGGTGGCCAAACTTCCACCCCACCGCACGTCAGCTTGA
- the LOC106602306 gene encoding tetratricopeptide repeat protein 39B isoform X1, giving the protein MAHVKNGNIQKMDPEDPFLLVPDKTKSQMDLETALQDSAKALDLFLNNRFSDALDLLRPWRSQSMYHAVGYSSMLVMQAGMTFEPNDVEKATTALKESLQTCQMFRKKTTMVEAITEMFYKQPADDLTEEEMHAELCYAEALLQKGALTFLDESMISFIKGGIKIRNSFLIYKECDVWSTMAKNQSDQMSTQAHFRSGVNMGIGSFNLYLSLLPSKVLRLLEWMGFSGDRRLVVQEVGLSQLREGAASNSLRSILSTLCLLMYHLYISVILGTGEANLVESDVLLEPYIEKFPNGALILFYQARIAVLKGNFEFAQKKFLECIAAQQEWRQIHHLCYWELMWSYSFQQDWLEAYQYADLLCKESKWSQAVYVFQKASILSMMPEEEVKKTGENVEQLFRQVESLRLRMAGKSIPTEKFAAKKAQRYSAATPVKLLIPAVEMIYVWNGFTIVGKRPELTESILVTIKKAEEQLKSDPNPSEYHVDDQCMVQMLKGLCLRHLGRLDQAQLCFTQVISSENGIKHDRYLVPYSMYELGLLYKQQGDLGKATTTIENAKLNYKGYSMESRLHFRIHAALNTMGTSVAKLPPHRTSA; this is encoded by the exons ATGGCTCACGTGAAGAATGGGAACATCCAAAAG ATGGACCCAGAGGATCCCTTTCTCCTGGTACCTGATAAGAC GAAATCCCAGATGGATTTAGAGACTGCCTTGCAGGATAGTGCCAAAGCCCTTGACCTCTTCCTCAACAACCGGTTCTCAGACGCCTTGGATCTCCTCAGACCCTG GAGGAGCCAGAGTATGTACCACGCCGTGGGCTACAGCAGCATGTTGGTCATGCAGGCGGGCATGACCTTTGAACCCAATGATGTTGAAAAGGCCACGACTGCTCTGAAGGAGTCTCTGCAGACGTGCCAGAT GTTCCGGAAGAAGACTACCATGGTGGAGGCCATCACTGAAATGTTTTACAAGCAGCCAGCTGACGACTTAACTGAAG AGGAGATGCATGCGGAGTTGTGCTATGCTGAGGCGCTATTGCAGAAGGGTGCACTCACTTTTCTGGACGAGAGCATGATCAGCTTCATCAAAGGAGGCATCAAGATCCGCAACAGCTTTCTGATCTACAA GGAATGTGATGTTTGGTCAACCATGGCAAAGAACCAGTCTGACCAGATGAGCACACAAGCTCACTTCAGGAGCGGTGTGAACATGGGCATTGGTTCATTTAACTTG TATTTGTCTCTCTTGCCGAGCAAGGTCCTCAGACTACTGGAGTGGATGGGTTTCTCTGGAGACCGG AGGCTTGTTGTACAGGAAGTGGGTCTGTCCCAGCTGAGGGAGGGGGCAGCCAGCAACAGCCTGCGCTCCATCCTCAGCACTCTGTGCCTCCTGATGTACCACCTCTACATCAGTGTCATACTGG GTACTGGTGAGGCGAACCTGGTAGAGTCTGATGTTCTTCTGGAGCCCTACATTGAAAAGTTCCCCAAT GGGGCCCTCATTCTCTTCTACCAGGCCAGGATTGCTGTGCTCAAGGGTAACTTTGAATTT GCCCAGAAGAAGTTCCTGGAGTGCATAGCGGCGCAGCAGGAGTGGCGTCAGATCCACCATCTGTGTTACTGGGAGCTTATGTGGTCCTACTCCTTCCAGCAGGACTGGCTGGAGGCCTACCAGTATGCAGACCTTCTCTGCAAAGAGAGCAAGTGGTCCCAG GCTGTGTACGTGTTCCAGAAAGCTTCCATCCTCAGCATGATGCcagaggaggaggtgaagaaaACTGGGGAGAATGTGGAACAGTTGTTCAG GCAAGTGGAGAGCCTGCGGCTGCGGATGGCAGGGAAGTCTATCCCAACGGAGAAGTTCGCCGCGAAGAAGGCTCAGCGGTACAGCGCCGCAACGCCAGTGAAGCTGTTGATTCCTGCAGTG GAAATGATATACGTTTGGAATGGCTTCACCATTGTTGGCAAAAGGCCTGAACTGACAGAGAGCATTCTGGTCACTATCAAGAAAGCAGAGGAGCAACTGAAGAGTGACCCAA ATCCATCAGAGTACCACGTGGATGACCAGTGCATGGTCCAGATGCTGAAGGggctgtgtctgagacacctgggCCGTCTTGACCAGGCCCAACTCTGCTTCACACAGGTCATCTCCAG TGAAAACGGGATCAAGCATGACCGCTACCTGGTGCCATACAGCATGTATGAACTGGGTCTTCTCTACAAGCAGCAAGGAGATTTGGGGAAGGCTACCACCACCATAGAAAATGCCAA GCTGAACTACAAGGGTTATAGCATGGAGTCAAGGCTACACTTCCGTATCCATGCTGCCCTTAACACAATGGGGACCTCGGTGGCCAAACTTCCACCCCACCGCACGTCAGCTTGA
- the LOC106602306 gene encoding tetratricopeptide repeat protein 39B isoform X3, whose amino-acid sequence MAHVKNGNIQKMDPEDPFLLVPDKTKSQMDLETALQDSAKALDLFLNNRFSDALDLLRPWRSQSMYHAVGYSSMLVMQAGMTFEPNDVEKATTALKESLQTCQMFRKKTTMVEAITEMFYKQPADDLTEEEMHAELCYAEALLQKGALTFLDESMISFIKGGIKIRNSFLIYKECDVWSTMAKNQSDQMSTQAHFRSGVNMGIGSFNLYLSLLPSKVLRLLEWMGFSGDREVGLSQLREGAASNSLRSILSTLCLLMYHLYISVILGTGEANLVESDVLLEPYIEKFPNGALILFYQARIAVLKGNFEFAQKKFLECIAAQQEWRQIHHLCYWELMWSYSFQQDWLEAYQYADLLCKESKWSQAVYVFQKASILSMMPEEEVKKTGENVEQLFRQVESLRLRMAGKSIPTEKFAAKKAQRYSAATPVKLLIPAVEMIYVWNGFTIVGKRPELTESILVTIKKAEEQLKSDPNPSEYHVDDQCMVQMLKGLCLRHLGRLDQAQLCFTQVISSENGIKHDRYLVPYSMYELGLLYKQQGDLGKATTTIENAKLNYKGYSMESRLHFRIHAALNTMGTSVAKLPPHRTSA is encoded by the exons ATGGCTCACGTGAAGAATGGGAACATCCAAAAG ATGGACCCAGAGGATCCCTTTCTCCTGGTACCTGATAAGAC GAAATCCCAGATGGATTTAGAGACTGCCTTGCAGGATAGTGCCAAAGCCCTTGACCTCTTCCTCAACAACCGGTTCTCAGACGCCTTGGATCTCCTCAGACCCTG GAGGAGCCAGAGTATGTACCACGCCGTGGGCTACAGCAGCATGTTGGTCATGCAGGCGGGCATGACCTTTGAACCCAATGATGTTGAAAAGGCCACGACTGCTCTGAAGGAGTCTCTGCAGACGTGCCAGAT GTTCCGGAAGAAGACTACCATGGTGGAGGCCATCACTGAAATGTTTTACAAGCAGCCAGCTGACGACTTAACTGAAG AGGAGATGCATGCGGAGTTGTGCTATGCTGAGGCGCTATTGCAGAAGGGTGCACTCACTTTTCTGGACGAGAGCATGATCAGCTTCATCAAAGGAGGCATCAAGATCCGCAACAGCTTTCTGATCTACAA GGAATGTGATGTTTGGTCAACCATGGCAAAGAACCAGTCTGACCAGATGAGCACACAAGCTCACTTCAGGAGCGGTGTGAACATGGGCATTGGTTCATTTAACTTG TATTTGTCTCTCTTGCCGAGCAAGGTCCTCAGACTACTGGAGTGGATGGGTTTCTCTGGAGACCGG GAAGTGGGTCTGTCCCAGCTGAGGGAGGGGGCAGCCAGCAACAGCCTGCGCTCCATCCTCAGCACTCTGTGCCTCCTGATGTACCACCTCTACATCAGTGTCATACTGG GTACTGGTGAGGCGAACCTGGTAGAGTCTGATGTTCTTCTGGAGCCCTACATTGAAAAGTTCCCCAAT GGGGCCCTCATTCTCTTCTACCAGGCCAGGATTGCTGTGCTCAAGGGTAACTTTGAATTT GCCCAGAAGAAGTTCCTGGAGTGCATAGCGGCGCAGCAGGAGTGGCGTCAGATCCACCATCTGTGTTACTGGGAGCTTATGTGGTCCTACTCCTTCCAGCAGGACTGGCTGGAGGCCTACCAGTATGCAGACCTTCTCTGCAAAGAGAGCAAGTGGTCCCAG GCTGTGTACGTGTTCCAGAAAGCTTCCATCCTCAGCATGATGCcagaggaggaggtgaagaaaACTGGGGAGAATGTGGAACAGTTGTTCAG GCAAGTGGAGAGCCTGCGGCTGCGGATGGCAGGGAAGTCTATCCCAACGGAGAAGTTCGCCGCGAAGAAGGCTCAGCGGTACAGCGCCGCAACGCCAGTGAAGCTGTTGATTCCTGCAGTG GAAATGATATACGTTTGGAATGGCTTCACCATTGTTGGCAAAAGGCCTGAACTGACAGAGAGCATTCTGGTCACTATCAAGAAAGCAGAGGAGCAACTGAAGAGTGACCCAA ATCCATCAGAGTACCACGTGGATGACCAGTGCATGGTCCAGATGCTGAAGGggctgtgtctgagacacctgggCCGTCTTGACCAGGCCCAACTCTGCTTCACACAGGTCATCTCCAG TGAAAACGGGATCAAGCATGACCGCTACCTGGTGCCATACAGCATGTATGAACTGGGTCTTCTCTACAAGCAGCAAGGAGATTTGGGGAAGGCTACCACCACCATAGAAAATGCCAA GCTGAACTACAAGGGTTATAGCATGGAGTCAAGGCTACACTTCCGTATCCATGCTGCCCTTAACACAATGGGGACCTCGGTGGCCAAACTTCCACCCCACCGCACGTCAGCTTGA
- the LOC106602306 gene encoding tetratricopeptide repeat protein 39B isoform X2, producing MGLICSLDMMDPEDPFLLVPDKTKSQMDLETALQDSAKALDLFLNNRFSDALDLLRPWRSQSMYHAVGYSSMLVMQAGMTFEPNDVEKATTALKESLQTCQMFRKKTTMVEAITEMFYKQPADDLTEEEMHAELCYAEALLQKGALTFLDESMISFIKGGIKIRNSFLIYKECDVWSTMAKNQSDQMSTQAHFRSGVNMGIGSFNLYLSLLPSKVLRLLEWMGFSGDRRLVVQEVGLSQLREGAASNSLRSILSTLCLLMYHLYISVILGTGEANLVESDVLLEPYIEKFPNGALILFYQARIAVLKGNFEFAQKKFLECIAAQQEWRQIHHLCYWELMWSYSFQQDWLEAYQYADLLCKESKWSQAVYVFQKASILSMMPEEEVKKTGENVEQLFRQVESLRLRMAGKSIPTEKFAAKKAQRYSAATPVKLLIPAVEMIYVWNGFTIVGKRPELTESILVTIKKAEEQLKSDPNPSEYHVDDQCMVQMLKGLCLRHLGRLDQAQLCFTQVISSENGIKHDRYLVPYSMYELGLLYKQQGDLGKATTTIENAKLNYKGYSMESRLHFRIHAALNTMGTSVAKLPPHRTSA from the exons ATGGGCCTAATTTGTTCGTTGGACATG ATGGACCCAGAGGATCCCTTTCTCCTGGTACCTGATAAGAC GAAATCCCAGATGGATTTAGAGACTGCCTTGCAGGATAGTGCCAAAGCCCTTGACCTCTTCCTCAACAACCGGTTCTCAGACGCCTTGGATCTCCTCAGACCCTG GAGGAGCCAGAGTATGTACCACGCCGTGGGCTACAGCAGCATGTTGGTCATGCAGGCGGGCATGACCTTTGAACCCAATGATGTTGAAAAGGCCACGACTGCTCTGAAGGAGTCTCTGCAGACGTGCCAGAT GTTCCGGAAGAAGACTACCATGGTGGAGGCCATCACTGAAATGTTTTACAAGCAGCCAGCTGACGACTTAACTGAAG AGGAGATGCATGCGGAGTTGTGCTATGCTGAGGCGCTATTGCAGAAGGGTGCACTCACTTTTCTGGACGAGAGCATGATCAGCTTCATCAAAGGAGGCATCAAGATCCGCAACAGCTTTCTGATCTACAA GGAATGTGATGTTTGGTCAACCATGGCAAAGAACCAGTCTGACCAGATGAGCACACAAGCTCACTTCAGGAGCGGTGTGAACATGGGCATTGGTTCATTTAACTTG TATTTGTCTCTCTTGCCGAGCAAGGTCCTCAGACTACTGGAGTGGATGGGTTTCTCTGGAGACCGG AGGCTTGTTGTACAGGAAGTGGGTCTGTCCCAGCTGAGGGAGGGGGCAGCCAGCAACAGCCTGCGCTCCATCCTCAGCACTCTGTGCCTCCTGATGTACCACCTCTACATCAGTGTCATACTGG GTACTGGTGAGGCGAACCTGGTAGAGTCTGATGTTCTTCTGGAGCCCTACATTGAAAAGTTCCCCAAT GGGGCCCTCATTCTCTTCTACCAGGCCAGGATTGCTGTGCTCAAGGGTAACTTTGAATTT GCCCAGAAGAAGTTCCTGGAGTGCATAGCGGCGCAGCAGGAGTGGCGTCAGATCCACCATCTGTGTTACTGGGAGCTTATGTGGTCCTACTCCTTCCAGCAGGACTGGCTGGAGGCCTACCAGTATGCAGACCTTCTCTGCAAAGAGAGCAAGTGGTCCCAG GCTGTGTACGTGTTCCAGAAAGCTTCCATCCTCAGCATGATGCcagaggaggaggtgaagaaaACTGGGGAGAATGTGGAACAGTTGTTCAG GCAAGTGGAGAGCCTGCGGCTGCGGATGGCAGGGAAGTCTATCCCAACGGAGAAGTTCGCCGCGAAGAAGGCTCAGCGGTACAGCGCCGCAACGCCAGTGAAGCTGTTGATTCCTGCAGTG GAAATGATATACGTTTGGAATGGCTTCACCATTGTTGGCAAAAGGCCTGAACTGACAGAGAGCATTCTGGTCACTATCAAGAAAGCAGAGGAGCAACTGAAGAGTGACCCAA ATCCATCAGAGTACCACGTGGATGACCAGTGCATGGTCCAGATGCTGAAGGggctgtgtctgagacacctgggCCGTCTTGACCAGGCCCAACTCTGCTTCACACAGGTCATCTCCAG TGAAAACGGGATCAAGCATGACCGCTACCTGGTGCCATACAGCATGTATGAACTGGGTCTTCTCTACAAGCAGCAAGGAGATTTGGGGAAGGCTACCACCACCATAGAAAATGCCAA GCTGAACTACAAGGGTTATAGCATGGAGTCAAGGCTACACTTCCGTATCCATGCTGCCCTTAACACAATGGGGACCTCGGTGGCCAAACTTCCACCCCACCGCACGTCAGCTTGA